A window of Sedimentibacter sp. MB31-C6 genomic DNA:
ACTGGCGTTCATTTGCAGGAGTTGTAGGATGGCAGCTAAACCGTTGGTATGAAAATCATCGTTTCTGCAGTAAATGTGGTAAAGAAATGAAACGTTCAGAGAAAGAAAGAATGCTTTATTGTGAATCTTGTGGATTCCAAGTTTATCCTACTATATCTCCATGTGTAATAGTTGCTGTACATAATGGTGACCGCTTGCTTTTAACCAAGTATGCAGGACGAGCTTATACTAATTATGCTCTTATAGCCGGTTTTGCTGAAATTGGTGAAAGTTTAGAGCAAACAGTAATAAGGGAAGTTAAAGAGGAAGTTGGACTGGATGTAAAAAAATTTAAAATTTTATAAAAGCCAACCATGGCCATTTACTGATACACTACTTGCCGGATTTTATGCTGAGCTTGATGGGGATGATACTATCACTCTTCAAGAAGAAGAGCTATCAATGGGGATTTGGCTTAACAGAGAGGACATACCTCCTGCGAAACTGAATATAAGCCTAACCAGTGAGATGATGGAAGCATTCAGAAATAATGTTGAGGAATTGTAGATAATTAAAAAACTTGCAGATAAACCTCAACTGCAAGTTTTCTTCACACTTAATGTACATTACAGAACTGATTGGGTTCAATGTGTGAGTTGAAAACAATTTATTTGGTTTAAGAATTTAATAATTTTTCATAAATAGCATTAAAAATTATATTACACCTGTTTAAAGCCTCTTCTGGTGCTTTTTCTATAAATTCATACTGTCTATCACTCAAATTCAAAACTTTAACTTGATCCATTAGTATGTCACCTTTAGTTTGGATATTGTATTTATCTAAATTTACCCTTGTGAAAAACGTACTAATTGAATTTGTTATTGGTACTACTGTTACTATACCATTCAATTCTTTTTGAGTAATTGGATCTGATATTACAACTCCAGGTCTATAGCCTTTCTGTTCGTGTCCTTTAGATGAGGAAAAATTAATTTTTATTATGTCGCCAAATCTCAAATTATTATAATTGTTCTTATCTAATTTAGTCATAATTATTACCACTCTTCTTTTCCAGTGGGATTACCCCAGTCTATATCTACTTTTGGATTTAATTTTTCTCCATTAGACTGTTCTGCTAAAAGTTCGAATTTAGTTTTTTCTTGTTTCTTTTTTAATATCAACTTATCACCTTCTATATCCATACTAAAACTTATCTTTTCAAAATTATTACTATCTATATTTAATTCTTCTAATATGGTCTTTGGTATACGAATAGCCGCACTATTTCCCCACTTAGATAAATTAGTTTTCATTTAAACCACCTCTTTTTAAATTAGTAATCTCTTTAGTATAGTATATACTCGTATATACATATTGTCAACTTATAATATTTTTCGTTATAGATACTTATTCTTTTTTAATTACAAGAAGGCGGTTAAGCAATTTTTAGCTTAACCGCCTTAGTTATACATGAACCTAATTAAATCTCAATACATTGTATTAGTCCTTCTGTATATACTTTTGGATTTGTAAATAAACCTTCATGGTCACATTCTATCTCCACAACAGCATTTTTGCCTTGTGCTTTAAACATATTTAAAAAGGCACCTGGCTCAACAGATTTGTCTTTAGTACAATACAATAATACTTGAGGTATATTTAATTGACTAAAATCATTTGCATTTATTTTTGTTTCCATTATTACTAGTGGTTGAGTAACAAGCTTGTCCATCAATGCTTCTATACGTTCTTCAGAAGCTTCTGTAGCTAACATTCCCTTTACAAATGTAATATCAATAGGAATAGCACCATCTCCACTTTCTTTTGCCATCATCCTCATACCTTCTTTTACTTCATCAGGAACAAAATCAAATTGAGACTTTCCATGAGGAAGTAACCATGCATTATTAAATATAATTTTTTCAACTTTTTCTTTTACCTTTGGAATAGCCATCTGTAAAATGTGTCCTGCACTAGAGTGTCCTACAACAATAACAGGTTTTTCTTGTTTGTTGATTGCTTCAGAAACATAATTTACATAATCTTCATATGAAACGTTTTTATTGTCGTTTGCTTTATTCCCAGGTAATGTTAATGCTTCTGATTCATAACCTTTTTCCTTTAATAATTGTTGAACCTCCATCCAACAGCTTCCATTATGCCATGCACCATGAAGTAATAAAATTTTACTCGCTTTACTCATTTTACTTTCTCCCTTCATTTTATAGTACCGTTTAAATAAAAATATCCACTTTGCATTGGTGTGCAAATTACTGCAGAACTATTTTGTTTTTTATTAAAATAACTTTCAGATAAAGAGGATATTTTTCTACATATAAGATCAATCTGATCTTTTTGATTATCCTCGGAAATATGTACAAAAATAATTAAATTATTATCTAATTTTAAAAAATCTTTATCCTCATAATAATCCACCATAATAGAAATTCGGTTAATATCAATTCCAGTGGATTTCGATAAATCTTCACTTAATAATTTTAAATTTACAGTGGTATTCGTTTTTTTTGTTTTTATTACAATACAAGGCAAGTAATCACCTCCTCATCATTCTATTTCACGTAAATATCGATATATACTTGTTTCTGAAACATCGAGTTGTTTAGCTACTTCTCTCACCACACCTTTTATTCTAAAAACTCCCTTTTCTTTTAATAATCTCAGAATCTCTATTTTTTCTTCCATATTCATCCTGTCTACTGGAACATCTGATTGATTAACAATTTTTTTCATAATACGATATGTATATTCCTCTATAGTTTCTTCTTCCTCATTGACTTTATGATTGTTATTCAAAGTGTTATTCATAAACTCTGAAAGAAATTTTTCAGTAATTTTGTTAAGCGTTATTATGGAGGATAGGTCTATATTGACACATAATATTCCAATTAATTCACCTGAAGAATCTTTTATAAAAAAACTATTAGATTTCATGTCGCCACCTTCTATTGTTTTATGAAATCTATTTGCGGAATAGCTATTACCTTTAGAAATTTCAATTTGTTTTTTTAAAACATCATCTTTTTCAATCCCAATTGCGCGATTACTAATGTGTCCATTTTTTATAGCAATAATAGATGACCCTTCTTCTGTTATTTCGTGAAGAACTATTTCACAATTCTCTCCATATATTTCTGATAAAAAATCAGTAAAAGTCATAAAGATATTCATTATGTATTTTCTTTCTATATTTTTAAACATTTTTTTACCTCAACTATATTTTTCGTAACGTTTTCCTAAATAGCAGTTAATATAAAATGTTCAGTTTATATTAACTGCTATTTAGTCAATGATAGAAATTTTTCCATCATGGTAATTATATCACCACAATTGATATTTGTCAATTTATAACATTTATTTGATTAATATTTACGGGACGCATGCAAATGTACTCCTACAGTAAGGAAATTGTAGGGTATGCATTTTATGCATACCGCGGTACGAATTGCATGCGTCCCCTACATGTTGGTGAGTATTTCTTTTTTAAATTCTATTGTTGTTAAATCTCCTCCAATATCTCTTGTATGCATTTTTTTGTTTTTTAAGACATTTCTCAATGCATTTTCGATTTTTAACGCAGCTTCATTTTCATTTATATACCTTAATAACAAGATGCCTGATAAAATTGCAGATGTTGGGTTGGCAATATTTTTACCTGCTATATCAGGTGCTGAACCGTGTACAGGTTCAAATATTGCCATTTCATCTCCTATATTAGCGCTTGGAGTCATACCAAGACCTCCAATTAAACCTGCTAACATATCAGAAAGTATGTCACCGTATAAATTAGGAGCTACTATAACCTGATAATCATGTGGATTC
This region includes:
- a CDS encoding NAD(+) diphosphatase, which produces MIHDIEPRIFNNNFENKKAESKDLFLSYDGDTVLVREDKDKLWYPSFSDFKNEYPHLIDNSQFLFTIDDINYYLVEKKGLDTVKGWGYISTNRFRSEIKYWRSFAGVVGWQLNRWYENHRFCSKCGKEMKRSEKERMLYCESCGFQVYPTISPCVIVAVHNGDRLLLTKYAGRAYTNYALIAGFAEIGESLEQTVIREVKEEVGLDVKKFKIL
- a CDS encoding type II toxin-antitoxin system PemK/MazF family toxin, with amino-acid sequence MTKLDKNNYNNLRFGDIIKINFSSSKGHEQKGYRPGVVISDPITQKELNGIVTVVPITNSISTFFTRVNLDKYNIQTKGDILMDQVKVLNLSDRQYEFIEKAPEEALNRCNIIFNAIYEKLLNS
- a CDS encoding AbrB/MazE/SpoVT family DNA-binding domain-containing protein, translated to MKTNLSKWGNSAAIRIPKTILEELNIDSNNFEKISFSMDIEGDKLILKKKQEKTKFELLAEQSNGEKLNPKVDIDWGNPTGKEEW
- a CDS encoding alpha/beta fold hydrolase — translated: MSKASKILLLHGAWHNGSCWMEVQQLLKEKGYESEALTLPGNKANDNKNVSYEDYVNYVSEAINKQEKPVIVVGHSSAGHILQMAIPKVKEKVEKIIFNNAWLLPHGKSQFDFVPDEVKEGMRMMAKESGDGAIPIDITFVKGMLATEASEERIEALMDKLVTQPLVIMETKINANDFSQLNIPQVLLYCTKDKSVEPGAFLNMFKAQGKNAVVEIECDHEGLFTNPKVYTEGLIQCIEI
- a CDS encoding helix-turn-helix transcriptional regulator, with the protein product MFKNIERKYIMNIFMTFTDFLSEIYGENCEIVLHEITEEGSSIIAIKNGHISNRAIGIEKDDVLKKQIEISKGNSYSANRFHKTIEGGDMKSNSFFIKDSSGELIGILCVNIDLSSIITLNKITEKFLSEFMNNTLNNNHKVNEEEETIEEYTYRIMKKIVNQSDVPVDRMNMEEKIEILRLLKEKGVFRIKGVVREVAKQLDVSETSIYRYLREIE